A portion of the Blautia hansenii DSM 20583 genome contains these proteins:
- a CDS encoding ABC transporter permease, producing MKSKYYLKLTGKYLLRMVTLLIAVSIISFILVSLSPVDPVQQYVGSVPNVSVEQRAKIAEYWGLNDPPVERFLAWGKSLLHGDFGVSLIYRRPVLDVIKEKFATSLALMMTAWVFSGIIGFAIGCAMGIFNGKWIDKILKKVCLIMCSIPTFWIGIVFLMLFSVQLGWFPMGMSVPKGVPADQVTILQRIHHLILPALTLSFLSFANVALHTREKLVDVLESDYVLFAKARGESKWSILKRHGLRNIMLPAITMQFGSFSELFGGSVLAETVFSYPGLGAAASAAGMGSDIPLLLGITLFSTLFVFVGNMLANIIYGIVDPQIREGYRNE from the coding sequence ATGAAGAGTAAGTATTATCTGAAGCTTACGGGAAAGTATCTTCTGCGTATGGTTACCCTGCTGATAGCAGTGAGTATCATAAGCTTTATACTGGTAAGTCTTTCACCGGTAGATCCGGTGCAGCAGTATGTAGGTTCTGTTCCCAATGTAAGCGTAGAACAAAGAGCAAAAATAGCAGAATACTGGGGGCTCAATGACCCTCCTGTGGAACGCTTTTTAGCATGGGGAAAATCCCTACTTCACGGAGATTTTGGCGTATCCTTGATTTATCGAAGACCTGTTCTGGATGTAATCAAAGAGAAGTTTGCAACCTCCTTGGCATTGATGATGACGGCATGGGTATTTTCCGGCATTATCGGCTTTGCCATTGGATGTGCCATGGGAATTTTTAACGGAAAATGGATAGATAAAATTTTAAAGAAGGTCTGTCTGATTATGTGTTCCATTCCCACCTTCTGGATTGGAATTGTGTTTCTGATGCTGTTTTCCGTACAGCTTGGCTGGTTTCCCATGGGTATGAGTGTACCAAAAGGTGTTCCGGCAGATCAGGTTACGATTTTGCAGAGAATTCACCATCTGATATTGCCGGCATTGACTTTAAGTTTTCTCTCTTTTGCCAATGTGGCGCTACATACAAGAGAAAAGCTGGTAGATGTTTTGGAAAGTGATTATGTATTATTTGCAAAAGCAAGAGGAGAGTCAAAATGGAGTATTTTAAAAAGACACGGCCTTAGAAATATTATGCTTCCTGCTATTACTATGCAGTTTGGCTCTTTTAGTGAGCTTTTCGGCGGTTCTGTTCTGGCGGAAACAGTGTTCTCTTATCCGGGACTTGGTGCGGCGGCATCTGCGGCAGGTATGGGCTCGGATATTCCCCTATTGCTGGGAATTACGTTGTTTAGCACCTTATTTGTTTTTGTAGGAAATATGCTGGCGAATATTATATATGGAATTGTAGACCCGCAAATCAGGGAGGGATATAGAAATGAATAG
- a CDS encoding ABC transporter ATP-binding protein, with amino-acid sequence MAILEVKNLKKIYTTRFGGNQVEALRNVNFSAEEGEYTAIMGESGSGKTTLLNILAALDKPTKGTVWLDGKDMSKIRETELSTFRRENLGFVFQEFNLLDTFSIKDNIFLPLVLSGKGYKEMEYRLAPIAEKLGITAILEKYPYEVSGGQKQRAAVARALITNPKLILADEPTGALDSKSTDELLELFSAVNEEGQTILMVTHSIKAASHAKRVLFIKDGEVFHQIYRGNNTRQQMYEKISNALTVLAGGGATE; translated from the coding sequence ATGGCAATTTTAGAAGTAAAGAATTTAAAGAAAATATATACAACACGATTTGGAGGAAATCAGGTAGAAGCCCTTCGAAATGTGAATTTCAGCGCTGAGGAAGGAGAATACACGGCGATTATGGGTGAGTCCGGTTCCGGTAAAACGACTCTTTTAAATATTCTTGCAGCTCTTGATAAGCCGACAAAAGGAACGGTATGGCTGGACGGAAAAGATATGTCCAAAATAAGGGAAACAGAGCTTTCTACTTTCCGCAGAGAAAATCTGGGCTTTGTATTTCAGGAATTTAATCTTTTAGATACTTTTTCTATTAAAGATAATATTTTCTTACCACTGGTATTAAGCGGAAAAGGATATAAAGAGATGGAATACAGATTAGCTCCCATTGCAGAAAAGCTGGGAATTACAGCAATTTTAGAAAAGTATCCTTATGAGGTTTCAGGAGGTCAGAAGCAGAGAGCGGCAGTTGCCCGTGCGCTGATTACCAATCCGAAGTTGATTTTGGCAGATGAGCCTACGGGAGCTTTAGACTCCAAATCCACAGATGAACTTTTAGAGCTGTTTTCCGCAGTAAATGAGGAGGGACAGACTATTTTAATGGTAACCCATTCCATAAAAGCAGCAAGTCATGCAAAACGTGTGCTTTTTATCAAGGACGGTGAGGTGTTCCATCAGATTTACAGAGGAAATAATACAAGACAGCAGATGTATGAAAAGATTTCCAACGCCCTTACTGTTCTGGCAGGAGGGGGTGCAACAGAGTGA
- a CDS encoding ABC transporter substrate-binding protein encodes MKKRMKALTALLCVSAMVTGCGASGSSGTDAAKTDTQKEGTKEAGKDGENQEKSEVTIGFSSEGDSFDPCTGFGYTGSPIYSTLVKINGDEQIENDLATEYTTSEDALTWTFKIRDDVKFTNGEPLKASDIAFTFNTTKEKATYMDLTMLESCKALDDTTVEFKLSKPCVTFIYTVAQMGIVPEKAYSDKFGLEADQIIGSGPYKMVQWDKGQQFILEANEDYYGKQPEIKRAVFLIQDEDARFVAAKAGEVDIALTSATLATTELDGMHVEKVESVDNRGITMPTVPDEGKTTEDGYKIGNDITADVNVRKAMCYGIDRDKIIDEALNGFAKPAYSECDGMPWWNEEDVIEIDVDYAVELLEQSGWIDTDGDGIRDKDGQKLAFNLMYFAGDSMRQAVAMSVANQAKENMGFEINVEGVSEDETIKRMFSEPMIMGWGSDSPMTSYMLFHSSNAGKTDWYNPEFYINPTTDEYLDKAMNSLTIEDSYEWWQKAQWDGTTGTSMKGEAPWAFYVNMTHLYYVKDGLNIGNQRIHAHGAAWPLIANLAEWTWE; translated from the coding sequence ATGAAGAAAAGAATGAAGGCTTTAACGGCTTTATTATGTGTTTCTGCTATGGTTACAGGCTGTGGGGCTTCCGGAAGCTCAGGAACAGATGCAGCAAAAACAGATACACAGAAGGAAGGAACAAAAGAAGCCGGCAAAGACGGAGAAAATCAGGAAAAATCAGAGGTGACGATTGGATTTTCCAGCGAAGGAGACTCTTTTGACCCTTGCACAGGATTTGGATATACAGGTTCTCCCATTTATTCTACTTTGGTAAAAATCAATGGTGATGAGCAGATTGAAAATGATTTGGCAACAGAATATACTACCAGTGAAGATGCCCTTACCTGGACTTTTAAAATCAGAGATGACGTAAAATTTACAAACGGTGAGCCATTAAAAGCGTCTGATATTGCCTTTACATTTAATACAACAAAGGAAAAAGCAACCTACATGGACTTGACAATGCTGGAAAGCTGTAAGGCATTGGATGATACAACCGTGGAATTTAAGCTGTCCAAGCCATGTGTAACCTTTATTTATACCGTTGCACAGATGGGAATTGTACCGGAAAAGGCATATAGCGATAAATTCGGCTTGGAGGCAGACCAGATTATCGGCTCCGGTCCTTATAAAATGGTTCAGTGGGATAAGGGACAGCAGTTTATTTTAGAAGCAAATGAAGATTATTATGGTAAACAGCCGGAAATTAAGAGAGCGGTCTTTTTAATTCAGGATGAAGATGCCAGATTTGTAGCTGCAAAAGCGGGAGAAGTAGATATTGCCTTAACTTCTGCAACACTTGCCACAACAGAGCTTGATGGTATGCACGTGGAAAAGGTAGAGTCCGTAGATAATCGTGGTATTACAATGCCGACAGTACCGGATGAAGGAAAGACAACAGAAGACGGATACAAAATCGGAAATGACATTACCGCAGATGTGAATGTAAGAAAGGCTATGTGCTACGGAATTGACAGAGATAAGATTATTGACGAGGCATTAAACGGATTTGCAAAGCCTGCTTATTCTGAATGTGACGGTATGCCATGGTGGAATGAAGAAGATGTTATTGAAATAGATGTAGATTACGCAGTAGAGCTTTTAGAGCAGTCCGGCTGGATAGATACAGACGGAGACGGAATTCGTGATAAGGACGGACAAAAGCTGGCATTTAATCTGATGTACTTTGCGGGAGACTCCATGCGTCAGGCTGTTGCCATGTCTGTGGCAAATCAGGCAAAGGAAAACATGGGCTTTGAAATCAATGTAGAGGGCGTCAGTGAGGACGAAACCATTAAGAGAATGTTCTCTGAGCCGATGATTATGGGATGGGGTTCAGACAGCCCGATGACTTCTTATATGTTGTTCCACAGCAGTAATGCAGGAAAAACAGACTGGTACAATCCGGAATTTTATATCAATCCTACAACGGATGAATATCTGGATAAGGCAATGAATTCCCTCACCATTGAGGACTCTTATGAGTGGTGGCAGAAAGCACAGTGGGACGGCACAACGGGTACTTCCATGAAGGGAGAAGCGCCTTGGGCATTCTATGTGAATATGACGCATCTGTACTATGTAAAAGATGGTTTAAATATCGGAAACCAGAGAATTCACGCGCATGGTGCAGCATGGCCGTTAATCGCAAATCTTGCAGAATGGACATGGGAATAG
- a CDS encoding DJ-1/PfpI family protein: MYVNIVLFDDFETLDAFGPAEVFGKLPEEFHIRYLSVSGDVINSVHGVKVWTDFLVPEEIDGILIIPGGKGARRLLWKDERALNIIKKAAENSDYCLMIGNGSAILAQTGLLYRRRIADFPMDTNWNRMFTAGIERIEGAKVAIDGKFYSCGNTILGMDTALWTITDVLDIAAAEKVAKELGYPWNENADEDIYC; the protein is encoded by the coding sequence ATGTATGTAAATATTGTACTGTTTGATGATTTTGAAACCTTGGATGCCTTTGGACCGGCAGAAGTTTTCGGAAAGCTTCCGGAGGAATTTCATATCCGTTATCTTTCTGTCTCCGGAGATGTAATCAATAGTGTACATGGAGTAAAAGTGTGGACAGACTTTCTTGTACCGGAGGAAATTGACGGGATTTTAATTATTCCCGGAGGAAAAGGTGCAAGACGGCTTTTGTGGAAAGATGAAAGAGCATTAAATATCATAAAGAAAGCAGCAGAAAATTCAGATTATTGTCTGATGATAGGAAACGGCTCTGCAATTTTGGCGCAGACAGGACTTTTATATAGAAGGAGAATTGCCGATTTTCCTATGGACACCAACTGGAACAGAATGTTTACTGCCGGTATTGAGAGAATAGAAGGTGCAAAAGTGGCTATTGACGGCAAATTTTATTCCTGCGGAAATACGATACTGGGAATGGATACGGCTCTTTGGACCATCACAGATGTTCTGGATATTGCCGCAGCAGAGAAGGTGGCTAAGGAGCTGGGATATCCATGGAACGAAAATGCAGATGAGGATATTTACTGTTAG
- a CDS encoding ABC transporter permease produces the protein MNSKILNRRKKTILFAILIFAVLLGVYLSGAFLSDELIQADFSQKGLAPSLKHPFGTDMLGRDMLVRTIKGLSVSIVVGVVASSVSAVIALIVGVIAATGKSWLDHLMNWLIDLVMGIPHTVLLILISFACGRGLKGVLIGVAVTHWTGLARIIRSEVLQIRSQQYIEVSKKLGHSSWWITVHHILPHMVPQFLIGLILMFPHAIMHESGLTFLGFGLSPEQPAIGIILSESMKYISAGMWWLAFFPGLMLVIIVLLFDRLGENLKKIIDPYSAHE, from the coding sequence ATGAATAGCAAAATTTTAAACAGACGAAAAAAGACCATTCTTTTTGCCATTCTGATTTTTGCGGTATTGCTTGGTGTTTATTTGTCAGGTGCATTTTTAAGCGATGAGCTGATACAGGCAGATTTTTCACAGAAAGGCTTGGCGCCGTCTCTGAAGCATCCTTTCGGAACCGATATGTTGGGAAGGGATATGCTGGTGAGAACCATAAAAGGCTTATCCGTAAGTATTGTCGTGGGCGTAGTTGCATCCAGCGTCAGCGCTGTGATTGCTTTAATTGTAGGAGTAATCGCAGCCACAGGAAAATCGTGGCTGGACCATTTGATGAACTGGCTGATTGATTTAGTTATGGGAATTCCTCATACAGTGCTTTTGATTTTAATTTCTTTTGCCTGTGGAAGAGGATTAAAGGGCGTTTTAATCGGTGTGGCGGTTACCCACTGGACAGGCTTGGCACGTATTATTCGAAGCGAAGTCCTTCAAATTCGTTCTCAGCAGTACATAGAGGTTTCTAAAAAGCTGGGACATTCCAGCTGGTGGATTACCGTACATCATATTTTACCGCACATGGTTCCGCAGTTTTTAATTGGATTGATTTTAATGTTCCCGCATGCCATTATGCACGAGTCCGGCTTGACCTTCTTAGGCTTCGGACTTTCTCCGGAGCAGCCGGCAATCGGAATTATTCTTTCTGAGTCCATGAAATATATTTCAGCCGGTATGTGGTGGCTGGCATTTTTCCCGGGACTGATGCTGGTAATTATTGTTTTATTATTTGACCGTCTGGGAGAAAATCTGAAGAAGATTATTGACCCTTACAGCGCTCATGAATAG
- a CDS encoding ABC transporter ATP-binding protein — protein sequence MQIEAKNISFRYSDNQPWILQDVSLKIEEGERVGLIGPSGYGKSTLVKIMSGYLRPTKGEVLLDGKPLPKKGVSPVQLIYQHPEKAINPRWKMKKVLQESGMFREEVMEALGIEKDWLERYPRELSGGELQRFCVARSLFSGTHFLFADEMSTMLDVITQAQIWNLMLKEVEERRLGLLMVTHNAELAKKICTRTINLAEINKREDI from the coding sequence ATGCAGATTGAAGCAAAGAATATAAGCTTTCGGTATAGTGACAATCAGCCGTGGATTTTACAGGACGTAAGTCTGAAAATAGAAGAGGGGGAGCGGGTAGGCTTAATCGGACCAAGCGGATATGGAAAAAGCACACTGGTAAAAATTATGTCCGGATATTTAAGACCTACCAAGGGAGAAGTTTTGCTGGACGGAAAGCCTTTGCCGAAAAAAGGAGTATCTCCTGTTCAGTTGATTTACCAGCATCCGGAAAAAGCCATCAATCCCCGCTGGAAGATGAAAAAAGTGCTTCAGGAGTCGGGAATGTTCCGTGAAGAAGTGATGGAGGCGCTGGGAATTGAGAAGGACTGGCTGGAGCGTTATCCGAGAGAGCTTTCAGGCGGAGAGCTTCAGCGGTTTTGTGTTGCCCGTTCCTTATTTTCCGGTACACATTTTCTTTTTGCAGATGAAATGAGTACCATGTTGGATGTGATTACACAGGCACAGATTTGGAATTTAATGTTAAAAGAAGTAGAGGAGAGAAGGCTGGGACTTTTAATGGTTACCCATAATGCAGAGCTGGCAAAAAAAATCTGCACCAGAACAATCAATCTGGCGGAAATCAATAAAAGGGAGGATATCTGA
- the rplT gene encoding 50S ribosomal protein L20, whose protein sequence is MARIKGGLNAKKRHNRVLKLAKGYRGARSKQYRVAKQSVMRALTSSYAGRKQRKRQFRQLWIARINAAARMNGLSYSKFMYGLKLANVDLNRKVLADMAINDAAGFATLAELAKSKLA, encoded by the coding sequence ATGGCAAGAATTAAAGGCGGATTAAACGCTAAGAAAAGACATAATAGAGTATTGAAACTGGCTAAAGGTTACAGAGGAGCTCGTTCCAAACAGTATAGAGTAGCAAAACAGTCTGTAATGAGAGCTTTAACAAGTTCTTACGCAGGCAGAAAACAGAGAAAACGTCAGTTCAGACAGTTATGGATTGCACGTATCAACGCTGCTGCAAGAATGAACGGATTATCTTACAGCAAATTTATGTACGGTTTAAAATTAGCTAACGTTGATTTAAACAGAAAAGTATTAGCTGATATGGCTATCAATGATGCAGCAGGATTTGCTACATTAGCAGAATTAGCAAAATCTAAATTAGCTTAA
- a CDS encoding sensor histidine kinase — MKVFSIYIKKQGGKILFYLLFSAVFFCLFFLYQIPLHAAVYAVFVGSAFGIAVLIFQFIKFRQKYVQLERAVSQKEFLPENLPKAEGGLEAEYEKLVERLYENIQNMENIYNEKELDMLEYYTLWVHQIKTPIASMYLKLQGEDSEFSREIGTDLMRIEQYVEMVLCYLRLDSSEKDYVFREYSLDSIIKQAVRRFAPQFIRKKIKLEYETTNAVILTDEKWLLFVLEQLLSNSLKYTKPGGCISLQWKPPQLLVVKDTGIGIAKEDLPRIFEKGYTGYNGREDKKASGIGLYLCKRICEKLGYGIWAESEIHKGTEMILDLKRKKLEIE, encoded by the coding sequence ATGAAAGTATTTTCAATCTATATCAAGAAACAAGGGGGAAAAATTCTCTTTTATCTGTTATTTTCCGCTGTCTTTTTCTGCCTTTTTTTCCTGTATCAAATTCCCCTTCATGCGGCGGTTTATGCAGTTTTCGTGGGTAGTGCTTTTGGAATAGCTGTTTTGATTTTTCAGTTTATAAAATTCCGTCAGAAATATGTCCAACTGGAAAGAGCAGTAAGCCAGAAAGAATTTTTGCCGGAAAACCTGCCAAAGGCAGAGGGCGGACTGGAGGCAGAATACGAAAAGCTTGTGGAGCGGTTGTATGAAAACATCCAAAATATGGAAAATATATATAATGAAAAAGAGTTGGATATGCTGGAATATTATACTTTATGGGTACATCAGATTAAGACGCCCATTGCTTCCATGTATTTAAAGCTGCAAGGAGAAGACAGCGAATTTTCCAGAGAAATCGGGACAGATTTAATGCGTATTGAGCAGTATGTGGAAATGGTGCTCTGCTATCTGCGCCTTGACAGCAGCGAAAAAGACTATGTTTTTCGGGAATATTCCTTAGACAGTATTATAAAACAGGCAGTACGCAGATTTGCACCGCAATTTATCCGTAAAAAGATAAAGCTGGAATATGAAACCACCAATGCAGTGATTTTGACAGATGAAAAGTGGCTGCTTTTTGTGCTGGAGCAGCTGCTGTCCAATTCTTTAAAATATACAAAGCCGGGAGGCTGTATTTCCTTACAGTGGAAGCCGCCGCAGCTTTTGGTAGTGAAGGATACGGGAATTGGAATTGCCAAAGAAGATTTGCCCAGAATTTTTGAAAAGGGCTATACGGGATATAATGGAAGAGAGGATAAAAAGGCGAGCGGCATAGGCTTATATTTGTGTAAAAGGATTTGTGAAAAGCTGGGATACGGAATTTGGGCTGAGTCTGAAATTCATAAGGGCACAGAGATGATTTTGGATTTAAAGAGAAAAAAACTGGAAATAGAATAA
- a CDS encoding response regulator transcription factor, protein MYRILIVEDDMDIAHAIKKHLEAWNLQARCVENFADVMTEFSAYNYHLVLMDITLPFFNGYYWCQEIRKISQIPVLFISSASDNMNIVMAIQMGGDDFVAKPFDLSVLTAKIQALLRRSYDYTGQVSVLEHKGALLNTAEAVLFYQDEKIELTKNEYRILQTLMENKGKIVSRERLMEKLWENDSFVDENTLSVNVNRLRKKLAQAGLSDFITTKVGMGYTIAI, encoded by the coding sequence ATGTATCGGATTTTAATTGTGGAAGATGACATGGATATTGCCCATGCAATTAAAAAGCATTTAGAAGCGTGGAATTTACAGGCGCGGTGCGTGGAGAATTTTGCAGATGTAATGACAGAGTTTTCTGCATATAATTATCATCTTGTGCTGATGGACATTACGCTTCCTTTCTTTAACGGCTATTACTGGTGTCAGGAAATCAGAAAAATATCTCAAATTCCTGTTTTATTTATTTCCTCTGCATCAGACAATATGAATATAGTAATGGCAATTCAAATGGGCGGAGATGATTTTGTGGCAAAGCCCTTTGATTTATCGGTGTTGACTGCAAAGATACAGGCATTGCTTAGAAGAAGCTATGATTATACGGGACAGGTTTCTGTTTTGGAGCATAAAGGTGCGCTTTTAAATACAGCGGAGGCGGTTCTTTTTTATCAGGACGAAAAAATTGAATTGACAAAGAACGAATACCGGATTTTACAGACCTTGATGGAGAATAAAGGAAAAATCGTAAGCAGGGAACGTCTTATGGAAAAGCTTTGGGAAAATGACAGTTTTGTAGATGAAAATACATTAAGTGTCAATGTAAACCGTCTGCGGAAAAAGCTGGCTCAGGCAGGCTTGTCCGATTTTATCACTACAAAGGTGGGAATGGGATATACCATTGCTATTTAA
- a CDS encoding ABC transporter permease yields MKIGFYPKLAWTGIKKNKKIYVPYMFACIGMIMMFYMICFLSTSEIVRGMLGGETMQMTLSFGCLVISVFALIFLFYTNSFLMKRRYKEFGLYHILGMGKKNVAYVMVWECIQITTITLICGIGGGIFFSKLGELAMIKMLGGKADFHFTISVSSAKDTITVFLPIFLLILLKCLFQIFRMKPVELLKSAQVGEKPPKSNWVLTVLGIVILAGAYIIALSIEEPMQVIGMFFVAVIMVIGATYLLFEAGSVVLCKILKNNKRYYYKSNHFISVSTMMFRMKRNGEGLASICILSTMVLVMVSAVSCLYMGAEDFLNSRYPQELVIDVQTEDEEKVDEFYNIVSEVLEETQTEKEDELFYTYLGAAGYLDGSELAMSPERMESYGTDVYKHIRQLFFIPVEDYNRLMGKQETLKENEILLYNTKLEYEEDILALENGREWKIKKNVPKFVDNGLDVMQTISSMFIFVKDKETLSEIRQECEQLSGMENAMDNYRGINLKADAEKQIEVAQELQKRGAEFEQQNENLHVMVESRETERAGFYALYGGMFILGILLGIVFIVGMVLIMYYKQVTEGYEDQQRFEILQKVGMSHRDIRKSINSQVLTVFFMPLIAAGIHTAFAFPMMSKIIVLFGINNQKLLLIVTAACYIIFTLFYVAMYLVTSRAYYGIVSNRKED; encoded by the coding sequence GTGAAAATCGGATTTTATCCTAAGCTTGCGTGGACAGGAATAAAGAAGAATAAAAAGATTTATGTGCCTTATATGTTTGCCTGTATTGGCATGATTATGATGTTTTATATGATTTGTTTTTTAAGCACCAGCGAAATTGTAAGAGGAATGCTAGGCGGAGAAACCATGCAGATGACCTTGTCCTTCGGATGTCTGGTTATCAGCGTGTTTGCGTTGATTTTCCTGTTTTACACCAACTCCTTTTTGATGAAAAGAAGATATAAGGAATTCGGTCTTTACCATATTTTAGGTATGGGTAAGAAAAATGTGGCTTACGTTATGGTATGGGAATGTATTCAGATTACAACAATTACGCTTATTTGCGGTATTGGCGGAGGCATTTTCTTCTCTAAATTAGGAGAGCTTGCCATGATTAAGATGCTGGGCGGAAAAGCGGATTTTCATTTTACGATTTCCGTTTCATCTGCGAAAGATACAATAACCGTTTTTCTTCCGATTTTTCTTTTGATTTTATTAAAATGTCTGTTTCAGATTTTCAGAATGAAACCGGTGGAGCTGCTGAAGAGCGCACAGGTAGGGGAAAAACCGCCAAAGTCAAACTGGGTTTTGACGGTGCTTGGTATTGTTATTTTAGCAGGAGCCTACATAATTGCCCTGTCTATTGAAGAGCCGATGCAGGTAATCGGTATGTTTTTTGTAGCTGTCATCATGGTAATCGGAGCTACTTATCTGCTGTTTGAAGCAGGCTCTGTGGTGTTGTGTAAAATTTTGAAAAATAACAAACGCTATTATTATAAATCCAACCACTTTATTTCTGTATCGACGATGATGTTTCGTATGAAAAGAAACGGAGAGGGACTTGCCTCTATCTGTATTTTATCTACCATGGTGCTGGTTATGGTATCTGCTGTTTCCTGTTTGTATATGGGAGCAGAGGATTTCTTAAATTCCCGCTATCCGCAGGAGCTGGTGATAGATGTGCAAACAGAAGACGAAGAAAAAGTAGATGAATTTTATAACATTGTTTCAGAAGTTTTAGAAGAAACACAGACAGAAAAAGAGGATGAGCTGTTCTATACTTATCTGGGAGCAGCAGGCTATTTAGACGGAAGCGAATTGGCTATGAGTCCGGAGCGCATGGAGAGCTATGGAACAGATGTGTATAAGCACATCAGACAGTTGTTTTTTATTCCCGTAGAGGATTATAATCGCCTCATGGGGAAACAGGAGACTTTAAAAGAAAACGAAATCCTTCTTTATAATACAAAGCTAGAGTATGAAGAGGATATACTTGCCTTGGAAAACGGCAGAGAGTGGAAGATAAAGAAAAACGTGCCTAAATTTGTGGACAACGGACTGGATGTGATGCAGACGATTTCATCTATGTTCATTTTTGTAAAAGACAAGGAAACGCTTTCCGAAATCAGACAGGAATGTGAGCAGTTAAGCGGTATGGAAAACGCTATGGATAATTACCGTGGCATTAATTTAAAGGCAGATGCAGAGAAACAAATTGAGGTAGCGCAGGAGCTTCAGAAACGTGGGGCAGAATTTGAACAGCAAAATGAAAATCTGCATGTTATGGTAGAAAGCAGAGAAACGGAAAGAGCCGGATTTTATGCACTGTACGGCGGAATGTTTATACTGGGAATTCTTCTCGGAATTGTGTTTATTGTGGGAATGGTACTCATTATGTATTATAAGCAGGTAACAGAAGGGTATGAAGACCAGCAGAGATTTGAAATTCTTCAAAAAGTAGGTATGAGCCACAGAGATATTCGAAAGAGCATTAATTCACAGGTACTTACGGTATTTTTTATGCCTTTGATTGCAGCAGGTATTCATACAGCATTTGCTTTCCCTATGATGAGTAAAATTATTGTCTTATTTGGTATTAACAATCAGAAACTACTCCTCATAGTGACGGCAGCCTGCTACATCATTTTTACACTTTTCTATGTGGCGATGTATCTGGTAACCTCCAGAGCTTACTATGGTATTGTAAGCAATAGAAAGGAGGATTAA
- a CDS encoding ABC transporter ATP-binding protein — MKKEPILSVKDLSVSFQMYDNGLEKYDLKVISNLTLDVRPGEIVAIAGSSGSGKSLLAHAVMGLLPENASISGEISYKGKVLSQKEKEALRGKEMALVPQSVSYLDPLMKVGTQVRGRKADKEIIKAQREIFRRFHLDEKTEQLYPFQLSGGMARRVLVSTAVLSGAEVIIADEPTPGLDLEMALEALKIFRELSDEGKAVILITHDIDLAFHIADRIAVFYAGTTVEIAAAKDFLEGVDALRHPYSKALWKALPQNGFEPIPGFQPYAKYLPKGCLFSPRCPHKTKECEENIPMREVRGGYVRCIHAD, encoded by the coding sequence ATGAAAAAAGAACCGATTTTATCAGTAAAGGATTTGTCCGTATCCTTTCAGATGTATGATAATGGACTTGAAAAATATGATTTAAAAGTAATTTCCAATCTGACCTTAGATGTACGACCGGGAGAAATTGTTGCCATTGCAGGCTCCAGCGGTTCCGGTAAGAGCTTGCTTGCCCATGCGGTTATGGGACTTTTGCCGGAAAATGCTTCCATAAGCGGAGAGATTTCTTATAAGGGGAAAGTGCTCAGCCAAAAAGAAAAAGAAGCTTTACGTGGAAAAGAAATGGCGCTGGTGCCTCAGTCTGTCTCTTATCTGGACCCGCTTATGAAGGTGGGAACACAGGTACGTGGAAGAAAGGCAGATAAGGAAATCATAAAAGCTCAAAGAGAGATTTTCCGGAGATTTCATTTAGATGAAAAAACAGAACAGCTCTATCCTTTTCAGCTTTCAGGAGGAATGGCAAGAAGAGTTTTAGTTTCTACGGCAGTATTAAGCGGGGCAGAGGTGATTATTGCAGATGAGCCTACGCCGGGACTGGATTTGGAGATGGCATTGGAGGCTCTGAAAATATTCAGGGAGCTTTCCGATGAAGGAAAAGCAGTTATTTTAATTACCCATGACATTGATTTGGCGTTTCATATTGCAGACAGAATTGCAGTATTTTATGCAGGAACTACGGTGGAGATAGCAGCTGCAAAGGACTTTCTTGAAGGAGTAGACGCCCTTCGTCATCCGTATTCTAAGGCACTGTGGAAAGCTCTTCCGCAAAATGGCTTTGAGCCAATTCCCGGTTTTCAGCCTTATGCAAAATATTTACCAAAAGGGTGTCTGTTTTCACCCAGATGTCCTCATAAGACAAAAGAGTGTGAAGAAAATATTCCCATGAGAGAGGTACGTGGGGGATATGTGAGGTGTATACATGCAGATTGA